The following proteins are co-located in the Haloplanus sp. HW8-1 genome:
- the hemH gene encoding ferrochelatase — MTTGIVLLNFGEPAEPDRDVVVDYLERIFFANMDIEGEETTEAEARERASQLAGRRAPGLMEEYGAIGGSPLIDHATTQATMLAEELDRRGYDVETYYGMQYTEPFITDAVERARADGVDHLIGLPVYPLCGPSTTVQSLDELDEALDDVGWDVSVDGLTGWHKHPAYTRVRIDNIRSFLNENDLSLGDGTQLVFSAHGTPQYYLDEGSRYEQYVEEFCGVVATALDAPDYALGYQNHENRDVAWTEPDVEEVIETVEADRVVVEPVSFMHEQSETLSELDVELREEAEAAGLEFYRVPIPYDDERFVGALADLVEPFVAGYDPSYAGLQQCECRDVPGTMCLNAPHDE; from the coding sequence ATGACCACCGGGATCGTGTTACTCAACTTCGGTGAACCTGCGGAGCCGGACCGGGACGTCGTCGTCGACTACCTCGAACGCATCTTCTTCGCCAACATGGACATCGAAGGCGAGGAGACGACCGAGGCGGAGGCACGGGAGCGCGCCAGCCAGTTGGCCGGGCGCCGCGCCCCCGGTCTCATGGAGGAGTACGGAGCGATCGGCGGGTCGCCGCTGATCGACCATGCGACCACGCAGGCGACGATGCTCGCCGAGGAGTTGGACCGCCGCGGCTACGACGTCGAGACCTACTATGGGATGCAGTACACCGAGCCGTTCATCACGGACGCCGTGGAGCGCGCCCGAGCGGACGGCGTCGACCACCTGATCGGCCTGCCGGTCTATCCGCTGTGTGGCCCCTCGACGACCGTCCAGTCGCTCGACGAACTCGACGAGGCGCTCGACGACGTGGGCTGGGACGTGTCGGTCGACGGCCTGACGGGCTGGCACAAACACCCCGCGTACACCCGCGTCCGCATCGACAACATCCGCTCGTTCCTGAACGAGAATGATCTCTCGCTGGGGGACGGCACGCAGCTCGTCTTCTCCGCTCACGGGACGCCCCAGTACTACCTCGACGAGGGGAGTCGCTACGAACAGTACGTCGAGGAATTCTGTGGCGTCGTGGCGACGGCCCTCGACGCCCCGGACTACGCACTTGGCTACCAGAACCACGAGAACCGCGACGTGGCGTGGACCGAACCCGACGTCGAGGAGGTCATCGAGACAGTCGAAGCCGACCGGGTCGTCGTCGAACCGGTCAGCTTCATGCACGAACAGAGCGAGACGCTCTCCGAACTCGACGTCGAACTGCGTGAGGAAGCCGAGGCGGCGGGCCTGGAGTTCTACCGCGTCCCCATCCCCTACGACGACGAGCGGTTCGTCGGCGCGCTCGCGGACCTCGTGGAGCCGTTCGTCGCAGGATACGATCCGTCGTACGCCGGTCTCCAGCAGTGTGAGTGTCGGGACGTTCCGGGGACGATGTGTCTGAACGCGCCCCACGACGAATGA
- a CDS encoding sulfite exporter TauE/SafE family protein → MIPLAGSGVASAVAAEGDVSLLVFLTIGALGGAHCLGMCGPLVTLYADRMGAETDRVRPIDVRQHLLFNAGRTVSYAAIGAVMGALGAVLFDVAAVATLATDVRGVTGILAGGFIVFTGVGYLRRGSVGHGVSIPLVGDAFSRVYGAVTARVDAWVGGPRIVALGALHGLLPCPLLYPAFIYAFAVGSPLRGALSLGVLGIGTVPTLLAYGTVFQSLGTDSRVGLHRALGVAFIALGYLPLAHGLMLLGIHLPHPPIPVYQPLG, encoded by the coding sequence ATGATCCCACTCGCCGGCTCCGGCGTGGCGTCGGCCGTCGCCGCCGAGGGTGACGTCTCCCTGCTCGTGTTCCTCACGATCGGTGCCCTCGGCGGGGCCCACTGTCTCGGGATGTGTGGCCCGCTCGTCACGCTGTACGCCGACCGCATGGGTGCGGAGACCGACCGTGTCCGGCCCATCGACGTCCGTCAGCACCTCCTGTTCAACGCCGGCCGCACGGTTAGCTACGCCGCCATCGGGGCGGTGATGGGGGCACTCGGGGCGGTACTCTTCGACGTCGCCGCCGTCGCCACGCTCGCGACCGACGTGCGCGGGGTCACGGGGATCCTCGCCGGCGGCTTCATCGTCTTCACCGGCGTGGGCTACCTCCGCCGTGGCTCCGTCGGCCACGGCGTCTCGATCCCGCTCGTCGGCGACGCCTTCTCGCGAGTGTACGGTGCCGTCACCGCACGCGTCGACGCGTGGGTCGGCGGCCCGCGGATCGTCGCCCTCGGCGCACTCCACGGCCTCTTGCCCTGCCCCCTGCTCTATCCCGCCTTCATCTACGCCTTCGCCGTCGGCTCGCCGCTCAGGGGGGCGCTCTCGCTCGGCGTCCTCGGAATCGGAACCGTGCCGACGCTGCTCGCGTACGGCACCGTCTTTCAGTCGCTCGGGACGGACTCACGGGTGGGGCTCCACCGTGCTCTCGGCGTCGCGTTCATCGCCCTCGGCTACCTGCCGCTAGCACACGGATTGATGCTCCTCGGGATCCACCTCCCCCACCCACCGATCCCCGTCTACCAGCCCCTCGGATGA
- a CDS encoding DUF5787 family protein, giving the protein MTEYAFELALCSHLEDRREWVLGRQLGAAVADPGSRVVDVCAVVPGPAFDHRTAITSETIPPRAIESDVGPGRAVDPVDAFDCSPDAARRAADRAVEVDFFEAERRGSRRYVRQTTRYPDWIGRLIGIENKPDLGRPGELEWQLRRDVSLGLFDAVVLATESYVTGAHLNRIPEAVGVWRFCGSGEPRPADTLARSDDGEFTVVREPTPLAPDEPGIEPLDERPLRTDVVVVPPAEKARKRRAIAERAYGKGWRPRSYPPCASMCPTDDGRPYCAAFDRVVDPGSACGESCPAFEPGDRPPVDREGLRDARTPWIADPDGVRRRQAGLDRFT; this is encoded by the coding sequence GTGACGGAGTACGCGTTCGAACTGGCGCTGTGTTCCCACCTCGAAGACCGTCGTGAGTGGGTGCTTGGCCGCCAGCTCGGCGCCGCCGTCGCCGATCCCGGATCTCGCGTCGTCGACGTCTGTGCTGTGGTCCCCGGCCCGGCGTTCGACCACCGCACGGCCATCACGAGCGAGACGATCCCACCGCGAGCGATCGAGAGCGACGTGGGTCCCGGCCGGGCGGTCGATCCCGTCGACGCCTTCGACTGCTCGCCGGACGCCGCCCGCCGCGCCGCCGACCGCGCGGTCGAGGTGGACTTTTTCGAGGCGGAGCGACGCGGAAGTCGCCGGTACGTCCGCCAGACGACCCGCTATCCCGACTGGATCGGCCGGCTGATCGGCATCGAGAACAAACCCGACCTCGGCCGGCCGGGGGAGCTGGAGTGGCAGTTGCGCCGCGACGTCAGCCTCGGCCTCTTCGACGCCGTCGTCCTCGCCACCGAGAGCTACGTCACCGGCGCGCACCTGAACCGGATCCCAGAGGCCGTCGGAGTCTGGCGATTCTGCGGAAGCGGGGAGCCACGACCTGCGGACACCCTGGCACGGTCCGACGACGGAGAGTTCACGGTCGTCCGGGAGCCGACGCCGCTCGCACCCGACGAACCGGGCATCGAGCCCCTCGACGAGCGGCCGCTCCGGACGGACGTGGTCGTCGTCCCGCCGGCCGAGAAGGCCCGAAAACGGCGGGCGATCGCCGAACGCGCCTACGGCAAGGGGTGGCGTCCCCGGTCGTATCCGCCGTGTGCGTCGATGTGCCCGACCGACGACGGGCGGCCCTACTGTGCGGCGTTCGATCGGGTCGTCGATCCAGGGAGCGCGTGTGGCGAGTCGTGTCCGGCCTTCGAGCCGGGTGATCGGCCACCCGTTGACCGCGAGGGGCTACGCGACGCGCGGACGCCGTGGATCGCCGATCCCGACGGGGTTCGGCGGCGGCAGGCCGGACTCGACCGGTTCACCTGA
- a CDS encoding MBL fold metallo-hydrolase, producing the protein MRVTLLGTGDTTGTPTVGCDCTTCERATARGVERSRFSVHVENDRTGESLLVDCSPDFRHQFLTQDVPLPDAALVTHIHFDHLDGLGNAYRLFDDLPVHATDVVDPATGESVAETIRRKYDYLDRVSVHDHAPHERVRICGLDVRFVPVDHPPLLCYGVVVEDPETGAKCALTGDTSFDIPDESRAALAGADLLLADAIVPASLCEHHPHGGSHRNAEGVPRTFGTKHMTREGALELAAELDTDRTRLVHLAHFYPAEEAFAEPLAVDGETYDL; encoded by the coding sequence ATGCGGGTGACGCTCCTCGGCACCGGCGACACGACCGGCACCCCGACCGTCGGCTGTGACTGTACCACCTGTGAACGTGCCACTGCCCGTGGCGTCGAACGCTCACGCTTCTCGGTCCACGTCGAGAACGACCGGACCGGCGAGTCGCTGCTGGTCGACTGTAGCCCCGATTTTCGCCACCAGTTTCTCACACAGGACGTTCCGCTCCCGGACGCGGCCCTGGTGACCCACATCCACTTCGACCACCTCGACGGCCTCGGCAACGCCTACCGCCTGTTCGACGACCTGCCCGTCCACGCGACGGACGTCGTCGATCCGGCCACCGGGGAGAGCGTCGCCGAGACGATCCGCCGAAAGTACGACTACTTGGATCGGGTGAGCGTCCACGACCACGCCCCTCACGAACGGGTCCGGATCTGTGGGCTCGACGTGCGGTTCGTCCCCGTGGATCATCCCCCGCTCCTGTGTTACGGCGTCGTCGTCGAGGATCCAGAGACGGGCGCGAAATGCGCGCTCACCGGCGACACGAGTTTCGACATCCCCGACGAGTCGCGGGCGGCCCTCGCCGGAGCCGACCTCCTGTTGGCGGACGCCATCGTTCCGGCGTCGCTGTGCGAACACCACCCACACGGTGGTTCACACCGGAACGCCGAGGGCGTCCCCCGCACCTTCGGCACGAAACACATGACCCGCGAGGGGGCGCTGGAACTGGCGGCCGAACTCGACACCGATCGGACCCGACTGGTCCACCTCGCGCACTTCTATCCCGCCGAGGAGGCCTTCGCCGAACCCCTCGCCGTCGACGGGGAGACCTACGACCTGTGA
- a CDS encoding DUF5808 domain-containing protein — protein sequence MVDKPQSGSILGIPYNFERPSLGRLLSAHWKPGEGMVVEKPFGIGYTLNLANWRSWLVVLVAGVLLWQENDGGLTPDADADGGDDDPVEVVVDD from the coding sequence ATGGTCGACAAACCGCAGTCCGGTTCGATTCTCGGTATCCCGTACAACTTCGAACGCCCGAGCCTCGGGCGCCTGCTCTCCGCACACTGGAAACCCGGCGAGGGGATGGTCGTCGAGAAGCCCTTCGGCATCGGCTACACCCTGAACCTGGCGAACTGGCGGTCCTGGCTCGTCGTCCTCGTCGCCGGCGTTCTCCTCTGGCAGGAGAACGACGGCGGCCTGACTCCGGACGCGGACGCCGACGGCGGCGACGACGACCCCGTGGAAGTCGTCGTGGACGACTGA
- a CDS encoding halocyanin domain-containing protein: MTGTDPTDRSVLTRRGALRAAAGTVAAGTTAAGLGARPVAAQNGVDYGGWFGSSRGAETQNFDGTVDRTGQDSVTVEVGAEGNGGPYAFGPAAVRIDPGTTVTFEWVSDTHNILLESQPSGAGWQGVESIENSGYSHEHTFETEGIYKYYCQPHLALGMKGALVVGGGGGDGGGGGGGDGGGGEAGGGGGGGDGGGGGEAGGASPTLSLAFRLVGGAVAAALALVLGVTAWVFLNYDEFTTTGETDTTPSQAARAPSESVFEAGAVRDLDHDDYDPYGTATLIAIYVGIISLLWVFMYFVEFLGGGPTVIG; the protein is encoded by the coding sequence ATGACGGGGACCGATCCGACGGACCGATCCGTCCTGACTCGCCGGGGAGCGCTCCGGGCCGCCGCCGGGACCGTAGCGGCCGGCACGACGGCGGCCGGCCTCGGTGCCCGTCCCGTCGCCGCACAGAACGGCGTCGACTACGGTGGCTGGTTCGGCTCTAGCCGGGGTGCCGAGACCCAGAACTTCGACGGTACGGTGGATCGAACCGGACAGGATTCGGTGACAGTCGAGGTCGGCGCCGAGGGCAACGGCGGCCCGTACGCCTTCGGCCCGGCCGCCGTCCGGATCGATCCCGGCACGACGGTGACCTTCGAGTGGGTGTCCGACACCCACAACATCCTGCTCGAATCCCAGCCGTCCGGCGCCGGCTGGCAGGGCGTCGAGAGCATCGAGAACTCCGGATACTCCCACGAACACACCTTCGAGACCGAAGGCATCTACAAGTACTACTGTCAGCCCCACCTCGCGCTCGGCATGAAGGGCGCCCTCGTCGTCGGTGGCGGTGGCGGCGACGGCGGCGGTGGTGGTGGCGGCGACGGCGGTGGCGGTGAGGCCGGCGGCGGTGGTGGTGGCGGCGACGGCGGCGGTGGCGGTGAGGCCGGCGGCGCCTCGCCCACCCTCTCGCTCGCGTTCCGTCTCGTCGGCGGTGCCGTCGCGGCGGCGCTCGCGCTCGTTCTCGGGGTCACCGCTTGGGTGTTCCTCAACTACGACGAGTTCACGACGACCGGAGAGACGGACACGACTCCGTCCCAAGCCGCGCGGGCGCCCTCCGAATCGGTGTTCGAGGCGGGGGCCGTCCGCGACTTGGACCACGACGACTACGACCCCTACGGCACGGCGACGTTGATCGCCATCTACGTCGGGATCATCAGCCTGCTGTGGGTGTTCATGTACTTCGTCGAGTTCCTCGGTGGCGGACCGACGGTGATCGGCTAA
- a CDS encoding b(o/a)3-type cytochrome-c oxidase subunit 1, protein MAYVDDFPTDARIVRWNMLVAFTALGIGGLFGMIQGLHRTGYFRGFVSSADYYTVLTGHGVLLALVFTTFALCGLFTWGVTRSLDRPLPSARFAMTWFGLMLVGAVMAAVTILGGLVPQMPLNADVLYTFYAPMKAHPAFYAGLALFIVGSWLAGVDWFRTYWRWRGDNPDQRIPLQTFMALTTMLMWYISSAGVAVEVLVFLLPWSLGLIQQVDPLLTRTLFWYFGHPVVYFWLMPAYFIWYTVLPKLSGGRLFSDPLARVVFVLFLLLSTPVGFHHQYVDPGIPEGFKFIAMTNTMFLLLPSLLTAFTVVASMEHGARQRGGEGRLGWLRELPWDEPAFAGCALAGLMFAAGGFSGMINAGMNINYLIHNTLWVPGHFHLTVGTASALTFMAAGYWLFPQITGNRLRFRSLATIQPYVWFIGMTLMSNAMHRAGLAGIPRRTAEPQYDSITFQGVVGGVSEMRLQIAIGGTILFLGLVLFLIVIFGTWLGGSGNDSLRVNGAIPAPLSGPEHSPRILDNLKLWTAVAILLIVLAYGLPLSAMISDGLFAPGSPPIPV, encoded by the coding sequence ATGGCATACGTCGACGACTTCCCGACCGACGCACGAATCGTTCGCTGGAACATGCTGGTCGCGTTCACGGCGCTGGGGATCGGTGGTCTGTTCGGCATGATCCAGGGGCTCCACCGAACGGGATACTTCCGTGGCTTCGTGAGTTCCGCGGACTACTACACGGTGCTCACGGGTCACGGCGTCCTCCTCGCACTGGTGTTTACCACCTTCGCCCTCTGTGGCCTGTTCACGTGGGGGGTTACCCGGAGCCTCGATCGACCGCTCCCGAGCGCGCGGTTCGCGATGACCTGGTTCGGCCTGATGCTCGTGGGCGCGGTCATGGCGGCGGTCACCATCCTCGGCGGACTGGTGCCCCAGATGCCCCTGAACGCGGACGTGCTCTACACGTTCTACGCGCCGATGAAGGCACACCCGGCCTTCTACGCCGGGCTTGCGCTGTTCATCGTCGGCTCGTGGCTCGCCGGCGTCGACTGGTTCCGCACGTACTGGCGCTGGCGCGGTGACAACCCAGACCAGCGCATCCCCCTGCAGACGTTCATGGCGCTGACGACCATGCTGATGTGGTACATCTCCTCGGCCGGCGTGGCCGTCGAGGTACTCGTGTTCCTCCTGCCGTGGTCGCTCGGCCTGATCCAGCAGGTCGATCCGCTGTTGACCCGGACGCTGTTCTGGTACTTCGGCCACCCGGTCGTCTACTTCTGGCTCATGCCGGCGTACTTCATCTGGTACACCGTGTTGCCGAAGCTCTCGGGCGGTCGTCTGTTCAGCGACCCGCTCGCGCGAGTGGTGTTCGTCCTCTTTCTCCTGCTGTCGACGCCGGTCGGGTTCCACCACCAGTACGTCGATCCCGGCATCCCGGAGGGATTCAAGTTCATCGCGATGACGAACACCATGTTCCTCCTCCTGCCCAGCCTGCTCACCGCCTTCACCGTCGTCGCCAGCATGGAACACGGTGCGCGACAGCGCGGCGGCGAGGGTCGACTCGGGTGGCTGCGGGAACTCCCGTGGGACGAACCCGCCTTCGCCGGCTGTGCGCTCGCCGGCCTGATGTTCGCCGCCGGGGGTTTCTCCGGCATGATCAACGCCGGCATGAACATCAACTACCTGATCCACAACACGCTGTGGGTGCCGGGTCACTTCCATCTCACCGTGGGGACGGCCTCCGCGCTGACGTTCATGGCCGCGGGCTACTGGCTGTTCCCGCAGATCACCGGCAACCGCCTGCGATTCCGCTCGCTCGCGACGATCCAGCCGTACGTCTGGTTCATCGGCATGACGCTCATGTCGAACGCGATGCACCGGGCCGGGCTCGCGGGCATTCCGCGCCGCACCGCCGAGCCCCAGTACGACAGCATCACGTTCCAGGGCGTCGTCGGCGGCGTGAGCGAGATGCGCCTGCAGATAGCCATCGGCGGGACGATCCTGTTCTTGGGGCTCGTCCTCTTCCTGATCGTGATCTTCGGGACGTGGCTCGGCGGTAGCGGGAACGACTCGCTTCGGGTCAACGGGGCGATTCCGGCGCCGCTCTCCGGTCCGGAACACAGTCCGCGGATCCTCGACAACCTGAAACTGTGGACGGCGGTCGCCATCCTGCTGATCGTCCTCGCCTACGGCCTGCCGCTGTCGGCGATGATCAGCGACGGGCTGTTCGCCCCGGGTAGTCCGCCCATCCCCGTCTGA
- a CDS encoding cytochrome c oxidase subunit II: MEIHRYEKIWTAVALLLIVGLIATVTYGALGPGVKMVDDSGGTIDADSLGDTEFADPGVTKVGEDQYEVHVVARQFLFQPGTTSPIRVPANSEVTFYITSPDVVHGFEIAGTNVNTMAIPGQVAEVTVRFDEPAEYGIVCHEYCGAGHHTMAGQLVVVPEDEYDTEGS; this comes from the coding sequence ATGGAAATTCATCGATACGAGAAAATCTGGACTGCTGTTGCGCTCCTGTTGATCGTCGGCCTCATCGCCACGGTGACCTACGGAGCGCTCGGCCCGGGGGTAAAGATGGTCGACGATTCGGGCGGCACGATCGACGCCGACTCGCTCGGCGATACCGAGTTCGCCGATCCCGGCGTGACGAAAGTCGGCGAGGACCAGTACGAGGTTCACGTCGTCGCCAGACAGTTCCTGTTCCAGCCCGGAACGACGTCGCCGATCCGCGTGCCGGCGAACTCAGAGGTGACGTTCTACATCACCAGCCCGGACGTGGTTCACGGCTTCGAAATCGCGGGCACGAACGTCAACACCATGGCGATTCCCGGGCAGGTAGCGGAGGTCACCGTCCGGTTCGACGAACCGGCCGAGTACGGGATCGTCTGTCACGAGTACTGCGGGGCCGGCCACCACACGATGGCGGGCCAACTCGTGGTCGTTCCCGAAGACGAGTACGACACGGAGGGTAGCTAA
- a CDS encoding heavy metal translocating P-type ATPase, whose translation MMSCTLCDLPTPDSPVTDDEVAGTFCCRGCLEVARQLDAVDDDRTAADTDPEDVRATLSGGADGGEAADDTPTTETDTAFVAVDGMHCATCEAFLESRATDNEGVVAAEASYPSNLVRLRYDAERLDADELPPLLDGAGYRARDVDAEGEDDTTETVGRLIIGGFFGMMTMAWYVLFLYPTYLGLDSDLLLFDVTGAAGGYLLWNVWVMTSVVLGYTGYPILRGAYVSLRAGRPNMDLLVALAAGTAYVYSTATLLLGGTEVYFDITTVVVLVVTLGGYYETRLKERAAGQLTELTESRVDEARRRTAEGEERVSVDAVDPGDELVVGTGERVPVDGRVIEGTAAVDESLVTGESVPVRRSEGEEVIGGGLVTEGGIVIEASAAATSTLDRLVTHLWRVRSSRSGVQRLADRIAAVFVPVVVVLAAAAVVVHLGLGAAPTAAFLTGLAVLVVSCPCALGLATPLAVASGVREALDRGVVIAEGNTFERASEADVVAFDKTGTLTTGAMRLHDAVGDDDAIARAAAVETFADHPMGRAIGEAVDARESSVEDFERHPGRGVSGVVRGEGPTGDDAVRVTVGRADLFADATVPERYRERYDRAVDAGRIPAFVGWDGEVRGVLVAGDRPRPEWESVVSAVAETVDRVVVLTGDGKAAAARFRDHPDIDDVFADVPPEAKAKVVDRLRVDGTTVMVGDGSNDAPALAAADLGISLESGTRLAADAADAVVTTDDLTTVPKVFDLTEATRRRIRQNLGWAFCYNAVAVPVALLGALNPLVAAVAMGASSLLVVANSARGFDIDDVADGTSVGGADGDTRPSVTPAATDGGQ comes from the coding sequence ATGATGTCCTGTACGCTCTGTGACCTGCCGACGCCGGACTCGCCCGTCACCGACGACGAGGTGGCTGGAACGTTCTGCTGTCGTGGCTGTCTGGAGGTGGCCCGACAGCTAGATGCGGTCGACGACGACCGGACCGCCGCAGACACCGATCCGGAGGACGTCCGGGCGACGCTGTCGGGCGGGGCGGACGGCGGCGAGGCGGCCGACGACACCCCCACGACCGAGACCGACACCGCCTTCGTCGCCGTCGACGGGATGCACTGTGCGACCTGTGAGGCGTTCCTGGAGTCGCGGGCCACCGACAACGAAGGCGTCGTGGCGGCGGAGGCGTCCTACCCGTCGAACCTGGTGCGCCTACGCTACGACGCGGAGCGCCTCGACGCGGACGAACTGCCGCCGCTACTGGACGGGGCGGGCTACCGGGCCCGCGACGTCGACGCGGAGGGAGAGGACGACACCACCGAGACGGTCGGGCGCCTGATCATCGGCGGTTTCTTCGGCATGATGACGATGGCGTGGTACGTCCTCTTTCTCTATCCCACGTATCTCGGTCTCGATTCGGACCTCCTGCTGTTCGACGTGACGGGGGCCGCCGGGGGCTACCTCCTCTGGAACGTCTGGGTGATGACGAGCGTCGTCCTCGGGTACACCGGCTATCCCATCCTCCGCGGGGCGTACGTCAGCCTCCGGGCCGGGCGACCGAACATGGACCTCCTGGTGGCGCTCGCGGCGGGCACGGCCTACGTCTACAGCACCGCGACGCTCCTGCTCGGCGGCACCGAGGTGTACTTCGACATCACGACGGTCGTCGTCCTCGTGGTCACGCTGGGTGGCTACTACGAGACCCGACTGAAAGAGCGGGCGGCGGGACAGTTGACCGAACTCACCGAGAGCCGGGTCGACGAAGCACGGCGCCGCACGGCCGAGGGCGAGGAGAGGGTGTCCGTCGACGCCGTCGACCCGGGCGACGAACTCGTCGTCGGGACGGGCGAACGGGTGCCGGTCGACGGCCGGGTGATCGAGGGGACCGCCGCCGTCGACGAGTCGCTCGTCACCGGCGAGTCGGTGCCCGTCCGTCGGAGCGAGGGCGAGGAGGTGATCGGCGGCGGTCTGGTGACCGAGGGTGGAATCGTGATCGAGGCGTCCGCGGCGGCGACGAGCACGCTCGATCGGCTGGTGACCCACCTCTGGCGTGTCCGGAGTTCGCGCTCGGGCGTCCAGCGTCTCGCCGACCGCATCGCGGCGGTGTTCGTCCCCGTGGTCGTCGTCCTCGCCGCCGCGGCGGTCGTCGTCCACCTCGGACTCGGCGCGGCGCCGACCGCCGCCTTCCTGACCGGACTGGCCGTGCTCGTGGTGTCGTGTCCCTGCGCGCTGGGACTGGCGACACCGCTCGCCGTCGCGTCGGGCGTCCGCGAAGCGCTCGACCGGGGGGTCGTCATCGCGGAGGGCAACACCTTCGAGCGGGCGAGCGAGGCGGACGTCGTCGCCTTCGACAAGACGGGAACGCTGACGACGGGGGCGATGCGCCTCCACGACGCCGTCGGCGACGACGACGCCATCGCGCGGGCGGCGGCCGTCGAGACGTTCGCCGACCACCCGATGGGACGGGCCATCGGCGAGGCCGTCGACGCCCGCGAGTCGTCGGTCGAGGACTTCGAACGCCACCCCGGGCGCGGCGTCAGCGGCGTCGTCCGGGGGGAGGGACCGACGGGTGACGACGCCGTCCGGGTGACGGTCGGGCGGGCCGACCTGTTCGCGGACGCGACGGTGCCGGAGCGCTACCGCGAGCGATACGACCGCGCCGTCGACGCCGGACGGATCCCCGCGTTCGTGGGCTGGGACGGCGAGGTGCGGGGCGTCCTCGTCGCCGGCGACCGCCCGCGACCGGAGTGGGAGTCGGTCGTCTCGGCGGTCGCCGAGACGGTCGACCGGGTCGTCGTACTCACGGGCGACGGCAAGGCGGCCGCTGCCCGCTTTCGCGACCATCCCGACATCGACGACGTGTTCGCGGACGTCCCCCCGGAGGCAAAGGCGAAAGTGGTAGACCGCCTCCGCGTCGACGGGACGACCGTGATGGTCGGCGACGGCAGCAACGACGCGCCGGCGCTCGCGGCCGCCGACCTCGGCATCTCGCTTGAGAGCGGGACACGCCTCGCAGCCGACGCCGCTGACGCCGTCGTCACGACCGACGACCTGACGACCGTACCGAAGGTGTTCGACCTCACCGAAGCGACGAGGCGGCGCATCCGGCAGAACCTGGGGTGGGCGTTCTGTTACAACGCCGTGGCGGTACCGGTGGCCCTACTCGGCGCGCTCAACCCCCTCGTCGCCGCCGTCGCCATGGGCGCGAGCAGCCTGCTGGTCGTCGCGAACTCCGCGCGAGGGTTCGACATCGACGACGTGGCCGACGGGACGAGCGTCGGCGGGGCCGACGGCGACACCCGACCGTCGGTGACACCGGCGGCGACCGACGGCGGTCAGTGA